A genomic segment from Gilvibacter sp. SZ-19 encodes:
- the ccsA gene encoding cytochrome c biogenesis protein CcsA, whose product MQKKLLSILFSTRLTAVLFLVFAAAMAVGTFLDASQTTSPTPLTNHYIYKAWWFEAIMVLFMINFIGNIKRYRLDKRENWATLLLHLSFILILLGAGITRYIGYEGVMRIREGETENTMLSAEVYLKVFIDGDSIVNGLKQRRNLQPRAVNFSERLANKYKGDKILKTDYNGQEVTFTFVDYISGAKEDLIPGDAGEFYLKLVEATDGNRHEHWLQDGTVTQVHSLAFAFNKPTTGAINIFYNEDEGFSISTPLEGSYMRMADQQQGKVVADSIQPLQLRSLYQIAGNQFVFPEGLMQGEYGIVKAPKEDQSQVDALFLEVSSAGETKPLTLIGGKGNVPDPEIVEVGGLEVYASYGAKEMELPFSLTLNDFIAEKYPGTESAYSAFKSKLTVNPSAGDPYDYDIYMNHVLDQDGYRFFQASFDQDEKGTILSVNHDFWGTWVTYIGYFLLYLGLMLILFDRRTRFGKLKQMLEKVKKKKAALMLLALLSFGAYGQDGHRTDQDLEAKQAQIVASAVAKDHASKFGKVIIQDNGRMKPINTFSSELLRKISRKDSYAGLTADQVFLSMSEHPQLWIDVPLIYLPRGNDSIRKILGVANDVKAISLLDIVDQQGNNKLDPYLTEATRKNNPNKFEKDFIKVYEHVYLLNQALTGSILKIFPIPGDLNNKWESTLDIRTRMATKDDSIKGQLFPVYLQTLRDARGDGNYENADKLLEAITVYQKNNGSEVYPSDKKIEAEIAYNRADIFNRLYKYFALIGVVMFLMIIWQIFTEKKFLKGAITACKVIIWAFFVLMTLGLAARWYISGHAPWSDAYESVIYVAWATVFFGLAFGRKSVLTVASTAFVASIILWVAHENWLDPSIANLQPVLDSYWLMIHVAVIVASYGPFTLGMILGLAALLLMVLTTKKNKERMKLNIEEITIITELALTVGLVMLTIGNFLGGQWANESWGRYWGWDPKETWALISIMIYAFVIHMRLVPGLRGRWTFNFASVIAYASIMMTYFGVNFYLTGLHSYASGDKPITPGFVYYTLGFVAILSTAAWIQYKKHYKKVKA is encoded by the coding sequence ATGCAAAAAAAGTTGCTCTCCATCCTTTTTTCGACCCGATTAACTGCGGTCTTATTCCTAGTTTTTGCGGCAGCTATGGCTGTTGGTACATTTTTAGATGCCTCTCAGACCACATCGCCCACGCCCTTGACCAACCATTATATCTACAAAGCTTGGTGGTTTGAAGCCATCATGGTTTTGTTCATGATCAACTTTATCGGTAACATTAAGCGTTACCGTTTAGATAAACGCGAGAATTGGGCCACGCTCTTGTTGCACCTTTCTTTTATCTTGATCCTACTAGGAGCAGGGATTACCCGCTACATTGGTTATGAAGGCGTAATGCGCATCCGCGAAGGCGAAACAGAGAACACCATGCTGAGTGCAGAGGTGTATCTCAAAGTGTTTATAGATGGAGATTCTATTGTAAACGGATTAAAGCAGCGCCGCAACTTACAACCCAGAGCGGTGAACTTTTCGGAGCGCTTGGCCAATAAATACAAGGGAGATAAGATCTTAAAGACTGATTATAACGGCCAGGAGGTGACTTTTACATTTGTCGATTATATTTCTGGAGCCAAGGAAGACCTTATTCCAGGTGATGCTGGGGAGTTTTATTTGAAGCTTGTAGAAGCTACAGATGGTAACCGTCACGAACATTGGCTACAAGATGGTACTGTCACTCAGGTACATTCTTTGGCTTTTGCCTTTAACAAGCCTACTACAGGTGCGATCAATATCTTCTACAACGAAGATGAAGGCTTTAGCATTAGCACCCCCCTGGAAGGTTCGTATATGCGAATGGCAGATCAGCAACAAGGCAAGGTCGTAGCAGACAGTATTCAGCCATTACAATTACGTTCGCTCTACCAAATTGCCGGGAATCAATTCGTATTTCCAGAAGGGCTAATGCAGGGCGAATACGGCATTGTTAAAGCGCCTAAAGAAGATCAAAGCCAAGTAGACGCTTTGTTCTTAGAGGTGAGCTCGGCAGGAGAGACCAAACCCCTGACTTTGATTGGTGGGAAAGGCAATGTGCCAGATCCGGAGATCGTAGAAGTAGGTGGTTTAGAGGTATACGCAAGTTATGGGGCCAAAGAAATGGAATTGCCATTTAGCTTGACCCTGAACGATTTTATCGCAGAGAAATATCCTGGAACCGAGTCCGCTTACAGCGCTTTTAAGAGTAAGCTAACGGTAAATCCATCTGCTGGAGACCCTTATGACTACGATATCTATATGAATCACGTTTTGGATCAGGACGGTTATCGTTTTTTCCAAGCCTCTTTTGATCAGGACGAAAAAGGGACCATATTAAGTGTGAATCACGATTTCTGGGGAACTTGGGTAACCTATATCGGTTATTTCTTGCTCTACTTAGGCCTTATGTTGATCTTATTTGACCGTAGAACCCGTTTTGGCAAACTCAAGCAAATGTTAGAAAAGGTTAAGAAAAAGAAGGCTGCTTTAATGTTGCTTGCGCTGTTGAGTTTTGGTGCCTATGGACAAGACGGTCATCGAACAGATCAGGACCTAGAAGCTAAACAAGCGCAAATAGTCGCCTCCGCAGTAGCCAAAGATCACGCTAGTAAATTCGGAAAGGTCATTATACAAGACAACGGGCGTATGAAGCCTATCAATACCTTTTCGTCGGAACTCTTGCGCAAGATCAGCAGAAAAGACAGTTATGCTGGCCTAACGGCAGATCAGGTTTTCTTGTCTATGAGTGAACATCCGCAATTGTGGATAGACGTGCCTCTCATTTACCTACCTAGAGGGAATGACAGTATTCGCAAGATCTTAGGGGTAGCCAATGACGTAAAGGCAATCTCCCTTTTGGATATCGTGGATCAGCAGGGAAACAACAAACTTGACCCTTATCTTACCGAAGCGACTAGAAAGAACAACCCTAACAAGTTTGAGAAGGATTTCATTAAGGTCTATGAGCATGTGTATTTGCTCAACCAAGCCCTTACCGGTAGTATTTTGAAAATCTTCCCGATTCCTGGCGATCTGAACAACAAATGGGAGTCAACCTTAGACATTAGAACCCGCATGGCTACCAAGGACGATTCCATTAAGGGGCAGCTGTTTCCCGTTTACTTGCAGACCCTGCGTGACGCCCGCGGCGATGGCAATTACGAGAATGCAGATAAACTTCTTGAAGCCATAACAGTTTATCAAAAGAACAATGGTAGCGAGGTATATCCATCGGACAAAAAGATAGAAGCAGAAATAGCCTATAACAGAGCGGATATATTCAACCGACTCTACAAGTATTTTGCCTTGATAGGAGTGGTGATGTTTTTAATGATCATCTGGCAGATATTTACCGAGAAAAAATTCTTGAAAGGCGCTATCACAGCGTGTAAAGTGATCATCTGGGCCTTCTTTGTACTTATGACCTTAGGTTTGGCAGCCCGATGGTATATAAGTGGACACGCCCCTTGGAGCGACGCCTACGAATCGGTCATTTATGTGGCCTGGGCTACAGTTTTCTTCGGATTGGCCTTTGGTAGAAAATCTGTACTTACAGTAGCTTCTACCGCTTTTGTGGCTTCTATAATCCTATGGGTGGCGCATGAGAATTGGTTAGACCCTTCTATCGCCAACTTACAACCGGTATTGGATTCGTATTGGTTAATGATCCACGTTGCTGTGATCGTAGCGAGTTACGGGCCTTTCACCTTAGGAATGATCTTAGGATTGGCAGCCTTGTTGTTAATGGTCCTGACCACCAAGAAGAACAAAGAGCGCATGAAGCTCAATATCGAGGAGATCACCATCATTACCGAACTGGCCTTGACCGTTGGATTGGTCATGCTTACCATTGGAAACTTTTTAGGGGGACAATGGGCCAACGAGAGTTGGGGACGTTATTGGGGATGGGATCCTAAAGAAACTTGGGCCCTTATCAGTATTATGATCTACGCCTTTGTGATCCATATGCGATTGGTTCCAGGTTTGCGAGGGCGCTGGACCTTTAACTTTGCCAGCGTAATAGCCTATGCATCTATCATGATGACCTATTTTGGGGTGAACTTCTATTTGACCGGCTTGCACTCTTACGCAAGTGGCGACAAACCCATTACTCCGGGCTTTGTGTATTACACTTTAGGCTTTGTGGCTATTTTGAGTACTGCGGCATGGATCCAATACAAGAAACACTATAAAAAAGTAAAGGCCTGA
- a CDS encoding 7TM diverse intracellular signaling domain-containing protein produces the protein MYRSFILGLLLCLTVNALGQQQVRYMQDSPEKLDFTSASVAEYIPYGLENFGLNNGTYWFKIFGSNTHDQVLTLSSPHIYDATLYNSRGLNIGQEGFTRYPTYRLSDATNYPLFLRVKLHQEAQVPVAIASEAVYDAENQRTLFQLGLYYGFAIMVVLINLMCFILFDEKVFFKYAAFLITVGLTYSFSDGLFNLFGVTGSFVNTYLEPILHLLVGFAGAAFSCQFLRSAQHFPRLRWFTTALLGFAAVSFGMYWGFNEFSYATVGHIMLFSVGLTYLIVGVRLWNAGLYARIFVVSYSLLFIMATDFYLLKGLGINFLNIQPVHLKIGSVFEMLVLSYAIMYRMRSIKEEKELMSTEMRIYLKRIETLSRGAALVESEEAYMENLIDHYDLDNTETRLLQYVSEGKENHKIARILNLSEREVERLTLNLYRKLEIAEQIQDDYRMLDQQPDYIYN, from the coding sequence ATGTACAGGAGCTTTATTTTAGGCCTCCTGCTTTGTCTGACCGTTAATGCCCTTGGTCAACAACAGGTGCGCTATATGCAGGATTCTCCAGAGAAGTTAGACTTTACGTCTGCCTCCGTTGCCGAATACATCCCTTACGGCTTAGAGAACTTTGGGTTGAACAATGGAACATATTGGTTCAAGATCTTCGGATCCAACACACACGATCAGGTATTGACCTTATCGAGTCCCCACATTTACGACGCGACCTTATACAACAGTCGTGGTTTAAATATAGGACAAGAAGGATTTACCCGCTACCCTACTTACAGACTCAGTGATGCGACGAATTATCCGTTATTCTTACGTGTAAAACTACACCAAGAAGCGCAGGTTCCGGTCGCTATTGCCTCAGAAGCAGTTTACGATGCGGAAAATCAAAGAACACTATTTCAATTAGGCTTGTATTACGGTTTCGCCATTATGGTGGTATTGATCAACCTAATGTGTTTTATTCTCTTTGACGAAAAGGTATTCTTTAAATACGCAGCCTTTTTGATCACGGTTGGACTTACCTACTCTTTTAGCGATGGTTTGTTCAATCTATTCGGAGTGACCGGAAGCTTTGTAAACACCTATTTGGAGCCAATACTTCATTTATTGGTAGGTTTTGCCGGAGCTGCTTTCTCTTGCCAGTTCTTAAGAAGTGCGCAACACTTCCCAAGGCTCAGATGGTTTACCACTGCCCTACTAGGATTTGCTGCAGTTAGCTTTGGTATGTATTGGGGCTTTAACGAGTTCAGTTATGCTACCGTAGGACATATTATGCTTTTCTCTGTAGGATTGACCTATTTGATAGTTGGAGTTCGCCTGTGGAATGCAGGGCTATACGCACGAATCTTTGTAGTGTCTTATAGTTTACTCTTTATAATGGCTACGGATTTTTACTTGTTGAAAGGATTGGGAATCAATTTCTTGAACATTCAACCCGTACACCTTAAAATAGGTAGTGTTTTCGAAATGCTTGTATTGAGCTATGCTATAATGTACCGCATGCGCTCTATTAAGGAAGAGAAAGAATTGATGAGTACAGAAATGCGCATATACTTGAAACGCATTGAGACGCTTTCTAGAGGAGCTGCCCTTGTGGAATCCGAAGAAGCCTATATGGAAAACCTAATCGATCATTACGATCTAGATAACACCGAAACCAGACTGTTACAGTATGTATCAGAAGGAAAGGAAAATCACAAGATCGCAAGAATACTAAACTTAAGCGAACGTGAGGTAGAGCGCCTAACTCTCAATTTGTATCGCAAACTCGAAATCGCTGAACAAATCCAGGACGATTATCGTATGCTGGATCAGCAACCAGACTATATCTATAACTAG
- the fumC gene encoding class II fumarate hydratase: MEYRIEKDTLGEVKVPADKLWGAQTERSRNNFKIGRPASMPLEIVYGFAYLKKAAAYTNCELGVLDVAKRDLIAAVCDEILAGKHDDQFPLVIWQTGSGTQSNMNVNEVIANRAHQLAGKTVGEGEKTLQPNDDVNKSQSSNDTFPTGMHIAAYKKVVETTIPGVEQLRNTLKAKSKEFKDVVKIGRTHLMDATPLTLGQEFSGYVSQLDHGLAALKNTLAHLSELALGGTAVGTGINTPKGYAKRVSEYIAEFTKLPFVSADNKFEALAAHDAIVETHGALKQLAVSLNKIANDIRLLASGPRSGIGEIIIPANEPGSSIMPGKVNPTQCEALTMVCAQVMGNDVAIGVGGMQGHYELNVFKPVMAANILESAQLIGDACVSFDLNCAQGIEPNNQVIEKMLNNSLMLVTALNTKIGYYKAAEIAGAAHANGTTLKEEAVRLGYLTAEEFDAWVRPEDMVGH, translated from the coding sequence ATGGAATACCGCATAGAAAAAGACACTTTAGGAGAAGTTAAAGTACCTGCAGACAAACTTTGGGGAGCTCAAACAGAGCGCTCTAGAAACAATTTCAAGATAGGAAGACCTGCTTCCATGCCTTTGGAGATCGTTTATGGTTTTGCTTACCTAAAGAAAGCTGCTGCCTACACCAATTGTGAATTGGGAGTTCTGGACGTAGCCAAACGCGATCTTATTGCGGCGGTATGTGATGAGATCTTAGCAGGAAAACACGACGATCAGTTCCCTTTGGTAATTTGGCAAACAGGAAGTGGTACACAGAGTAATATGAATGTCAATGAGGTGATCGCCAATCGGGCCCACCAGTTGGCTGGTAAAACCGTGGGAGAAGGTGAAAAGACCTTACAGCCTAATGACGATGTGAACAAATCCCAGTCTTCTAACGATACTTTCCCAACTGGGATGCATATCGCTGCCTACAAAAAAGTAGTGGAGACCACCATCCCTGGTGTAGAACAGCTTCGCAATACCCTAAAAGCCAAATCCAAAGAATTTAAAGATGTTGTAAAGATCGGGAGAACTCACCTTATGGATGCCACTCCCCTGACCCTGGGACAAGAATTCTCAGGCTACGTATCTCAGTTGGATCACGGTTTGGCTGCATTAAAGAACACCTTAGCGCATCTAAGTGAGTTGGCTTTAGGAGGAACTGCCGTTGGAACCGGGATCAATACTCCAAAAGGATATGCCAAACGCGTTTCTGAATACATAGCAGAGTTTACCAAGCTTCCTTTTGTGAGTGCGGATAATAAATTCGAGGCCCTAGCTGCCCATGACGCTATAGTAGAGACCCACGGTGCTTTGAAGCAATTGGCAGTATCGCTGAATAAGATCGCCAACGATATTCGTTTATTGGCAAGTGGCCCGCGTTCTGGAATTGGAGAGATCATTATTCCTGCTAACGAGCCAGGATCGTCCATCATGCCAGGTAAGGTGAATCCAACTCAATGTGAGGCCTTGACCATGGTCTGTGCTCAAGTTATGGGTAACGATGTGGCCATTGGTGTTGGCGGTATGCAAGGGCATTATGAACTGAATGTCTTTAAGCCTGTTATGGCTGCGAACATCTTAGAGTCTGCACAGCTTATAGGAGACGCCTGTGTTTCTTTCGATCTTAACTGTGCTCAAGGAATAGAACCGAACAATCAGGTCATTGAAAAGATGTTGAACAACTCCCTGATGCTTGTAACTGCGCTAAATACCAAGATAGGTTACTACAAAGCGGCCGAAATAGCAGGAGCTGCACATGCCAACGGAACTACCTTAAAAGAAGAAGCCGTTCGACTCGGTTATCTTACTGCGGAAGAATTTGACGCTTGGGTACGTCCTGAGGACATGGTTGGGCACTAA